The DNA sequence ATTCTATAGGAATTAATCCAGAACATCCAATTTTAGCAACTTATATTCCAACTATTGTCAATCGTTTGGAAGAAGAAGCAAAATCTAAAAACAATTTGCTTTTACATATTCAGACATTAGACCCAGATAATCAGAAGGCGAATAATCAAAAATTGGATGAACTAATCGACATAATTGAGTATAGTAAAAAAGAATACTTTCAGGAAATAGAAACTTTAAAAGAGCAAGTAATTGAATTGAAGTGTTTTCTGGAAAGTAAAAATAATTATTCTAATGTTGATCCCAAGACAACAAATAACTCTATAAGCACCAAAGATATCCAAACATTATTACCAATAGAAAACACTCCAGATGATTTGAATAATAAAAATGTTAGCAATATAAAAGATAACGAAAATCATAGCATTTTTTCAATAGAAAGCGATCGCAATGTAAACAATGATCCCAATTCAATAAATGAACCACAAGAAGGTAGTCTTTACAATGAGACAGGCGATCGCGAATCGTCTAAAAGTGTTGATACTCAAGAAGATACCGCACCCGAACTTAATTCAAATAGAAACTATCAAAGTTTTTATCGCTTGATTAAAAATGGAGAACTTGAAGCTATTAAAGTAGCAGTGCCTCAAGAAACTGTAGAAAAAATTAGAGGTGGTACTAATAGTGAACTAAAATTTGTTAATGATCGGAAAGGTAATTATTGGATTGTTAATTGGCATGAGGTTTATTGTTTGATTCCCAAAGAGAAAATAAATATCAATCAATATCAATACGGAAACTTTCAAAGAATATTTAATTGTCAAAACTATCAGGAAACATACAAAGACCTTGAAGTGATTGAACCTGCTACTGTTTTAAAAAGTGATGGTGAAACTTGGCAGCTAGAAAGAAAAGGTAAAATTAAATTTATTTAAATATTGGCATAATCTTATGAATATAAATAAACATGGTATTAATTGCTTATCAAAACTCGCACTAATCATAAGTATTTTTTTAAATATAGCTAACTCCGTATCAGCACAAGATTCAACATTATCTCCGTTACCAACAACAGAAAATACAACTTTACCGTCATCTACTAATAGTAATATAAGCAATCCAACGCCATCATTAGATACACCAGAAGAGCAAAAACCAGATATTAGTGAACAATTAACACAGATTCAAAAAGATTTAAATGATTCGGGTTTAAAAGAAATCAATCAATCTTTGAACAATAAAGATTTTTTTTCTAAGAAAAATAGTTTGATTTTTATCGATCTACCTATTTTGGCTATTTTATTATTATTATGGTTTCTAACTCAAAATAAACAACAAAAGCAAATTAAAGAACTAACAAAAAATCAAAACAAAATTATAAGTAAATTTAATCAATTAAGTGAACTTGATAATCAATTAAGTAACTTAGATAGAACAAGTCGCCAGATCATTGAAAAAATTCAAGACAGTAATCAAAGAAATATTGACTCGGAGATTAGATTACGTGAACTTTTTAGTAAACAGCAATTCAACCAATCTGTAAATTATCATAACAGTTTAACTTCAGATATATCTCATTTAAATTCAATTGTTGTTGTCGATAAAGTTTCACAGTTTGTTGAAACTTATAATCAAAACAAAAATTCTATATGCGACAATGCAAAAACTCTAGTTGCAGAAAGGCAAGTAAGCCTGAATCAAAGACGTTCTGGTAGTGCTAATGTAGTTACTCTCGAAAATACGACTCAGAAGAAGTATTGCATTATTGAAGAAGAGAACAATTATTATCTAATTCCTCATACCAAAATCAAATTCGATGAATTTAATAAGTCTACTCTTGAATCTTTGTTTGACTGTGCTAACTTAACTTCTGACTATCATAATTTTCAATTAGTTAAGCCAGCAAAAGTATCTCAAATAGATTCAGAAATATGGCAACTTGAGGAAAAAGGTAAGCTAAATTTCTATTAAATACTAAAAATCAAACATACCTCAATCAATTATTTGAAAAGAATTAACAAAATCTCATGGCTACAAGTGATAAAAATACAGTTGTCACTCAAGGATTTGTCGATAAACTGATTGACAAAATAGGTAAAATCTTAAAAGAGCAACATGCTCTCGTTGAACGAGATGAAGAACAGGCAGAAGAAATAGAATCATTACTTAATAAAATAAGCTCGATTGAAAACGATTTTGAAGAGTTAACTAAATCATTAGCAAAAGGAAGTTATCCTCTTAAATTAGCGCGATCTATAAAAGTAGCATCATCTTCTATAAAACCTCATATTGTTCCTGTCGATCTAACTAAAGCTCAATTAATTGCCACCTATAACGAATTAGTAGCCGTGTTGTCTGGTTATATTATCCCCGTTACCCTTACGTCAGATAGTTATCGAGGTTCAAATTCAGATGAAATAATTTTAGAAACAACAGTAAAGGGCAATTATTGGGCAATTACGACTCTAGAAAATAAACAGCATAAATATTGGCTAGTACCTAATAATAATATTAGTTTTAATATTCACAAATTGAAAACAGTTGAAAGTTTATTTCAATTAATGGGAGACTATGATTCACCCAATAGTGACTTCATTTTGGAAGAACCAGCAGTTCTTTCTCTATTACCTAATAACAAACAGTGGAAACTACTTCAGCCTGGAGTCCTATTATTTGGTACAAATTCAAAATCTGTATCGTCACAATTAAAGCCGTCACAAAATGTAGCTGATGATGAGCAGTCTAAAATTAACAAGCAACTCTTATCTGGCTTAACAGCCTTTCAAACTGAACTAGATAAACTAAACAGTAAAATTTCGCAGTTGGAAATACAATCTGAAATATCCCATCAAACTCATCAAAGAGAAAAAAAAGAATGGTTGTCAGAAAAAGAAATTTTGGCTCAGCAACTAGGAAAAATTGCCGATTTTAAATCTCAGCTATCTAACTTTAAAACTAAAGTTGTTAATTCTTTCAATGAATATAATCAAGTTGATACAAAAGACAATAATCATAATAGTTTATTTACTCAGGAAAGCGATAGTAGCTTTTTTGACAACTCTAATAATCAACAAGATATTAAATCAGAAAATAATTTAAATGGAAGCTATCAAAGTTTTTATCGCTTAATTAAAAATGGAGAACTTGAAGTCAGCGAAGTTAAAGTTTCTCAAGAAACAATGGAAAAAATTAGAGGTGGAACGCAAAGCGAGCTAGATTTTGTTAATGACCAAAAGGGAAACTTTTGGATTGTTAATTGGCATGATGTTTATTGTTTAATTCCTAAAGAGAAAACCTATATCAATCCATATCAATATGGCAATTTTCAAAGAATATTTAATTGTCAAAACTATCAAGAAACATACACAGACCTTGAAGTGATTGAACCTGCTACAGTTCTCAAAAGTGATGGTGAAACTTGGCAGCTAGAAAGAAAAGGTAAAATTAATTTTGCTCCAGACAATCAAAACAATATAAAAGATGCAAACAATAACCATAATCAAAATCTAAAAATAGACTTGACAACTCAAATCTCTCAATTTAGACAAGCATATACTCAAGACATAAAGCTGATTCAAGATCTGATAATAGCTAAAGTTGCAATTAGCGTTGAAACTTTAGAACAAATTACATTCAATAAACCTGATGTAATTACATTAGAAAATACTCCTCATGGTAAATATTGGATTATTGACTACTCAGGTAATTACTTTCTGATACCGAGTGAAATACAGCACATAACTGATGCAAAAGAAACCTCTCTAACTATTGCCCGACTTTTGTTTCATTTATCTGGATACTATCCCCAGTACTCTAGCTATCATCTTATCAGACCTGCAATAGTAACTAAAGTATCTACAAATCAGTGGAAACTAGAAGAAAAAGGTAAATTTAACTTTGCGTAGATATACGCTACTCGTAGATACAGGAGAGCGAAAATCGGATTAGATCTCATTATATTTTTTTAAAGGATAAGATGGGGGATGCAATTAATCTAACTTTTAAGATTCTAAAAATTTTGGATTGTAATTAATGAGTGAGAAATCTAGCGTCCCGATATTTAAGTCTTGGTTAAATCGGGGAAAACAGCACTTTCAAAGTATTCCAGTTTTACTTTGGTCAAATGCTCTGACAATTGTGTTTTTAAGCCTATTAAGCATCTATGCCAAGATTAAAAGTAAGGGTTCAGGTATTGAAAACCTGTTTAGCGATCCTTTTTATTTCAATATTTTTTATGAAGGTTGGCTGACTAGTCTCTCAGAAATTCTCTGGTGTACAGCGATCGCCATCTGCCTCTTTGCCTCTTTTCTCTTGTCTAAGTCGAATCGTCCTTTTCAGGTATTTTTATGGGGTAGTGCGCTGGTTATGCTGCTGCTCTTTTTTGACGATCGCTTTCGTTTAACTCTTCTTTTATGTGCTTTTTTTGGTGCTTGTAAAGTCGTTAAATTGAGTGTATACAGTATTTATGGCTTACTGATCATCAGCTACGCTTTAGTATTTGGTCGGACAATTCGCCAGACTCCTTATCTTCCTTTGCTCTTAGCTTTTTTTCTGTTTGGATTTTCTAGTGCGATCGATATTGCTCCCATTGGTGGTCGTGGTATTCGCGCTATGTTGGAAGATGGGACTAAACTCATTGGTCTAATTAATTTAACTATTTACTTCTGGTGGATTTGTCAGCAAGAGATTCAAAAAAATATAGTGCAGAAATAATTTGCCGCGCTCAGCTATATACTTCTACACTATTTATACTATTTTGAACTTATTTAAATTTACTAACCGATGCTACAAGAATTACGGTAGAAAAGACGCAATAAGAAGGCAGCACTAACTAATTTAGCTATTTCTAAACTCCAGTAGGCAATGTGCATTGAAGTCATAGAAGCAGGCATGACTTTAGCAGGAGCAAAAAGATCTAATGGCATACCCAAGCTACTCATTTGTGGAGTCAAAACATAAGTATATGCTAGAGCAATGATTAATAAGCCAGCGGCTAACAAAACTGACTTGGTGTTTACATTACTAACTGCATTATTGCCATAACGATAGACTAAACAACCTGCTAAAACTGTGGCAGCACAAAGTAATTCTAGATGATTAAAAGTGCCAAAAATTACGTAACCAGCACTAGCAAATCCAGGCTCATTCATCATGCCAGTAGTTAGCATTCCAGGCACAACTAAGCAGTCAAAAACCAAGCTGCCACTGAGCCAAAATCCTAAAGCAAACATAATTATGGTTGACCAGTTTGCTGATGGGGAATTACGAGGAGAAAATGCTTGCATAAGAATAGGAATAAAAATTATTACTCCCACAGCTTAACTAATAACTTAACCGTCTCGTATAACGAAAGGTAAAGTCTTTTGAAGAAGCTCTAAGTCTTGACAGCGATCGATGAACAATCAATAAACGAGGCTAACAAACAACAAGTAGCTTTAATTAAATAGAGGATAAATAAGTAAAAATGCTTAATTTTTTAAGTATTTTTTTGAGCATATTGCTGTTGTATTTCTTGAATAGAAAATAGAGCCTGAAATGTAATTCCTTGAGATTGATATAGTTCGTTTCCTCCTTGTTCTCGGTCTACTAAAGCCAAGATTTGCGTCACCTGATATCCCGCATCTTGTAATCTTTCGACGGCGGTTAATGCCGAGCCACCAGTAGTCACAACATCTTCTAAGACAATTATTTTAGCTCCCTCGGCTAAAGTCGGCCCTTCTATATAAGCTTTGGTACCATGTCCTTTAGGTTTTTTACGGATAATTAAAGCGGGAATTGGCTGGTTTTCATAGGCTGAAACAATGCTTACTGCTGAAACCATCGGATCGGCACCTAAAGTTAGACCTGCAACGGCTGACGTATCTTGTGGTAGCTTTTGGTATAGTAAACGACCTAGAGCTAATGCGCCGATCGCATTTAAAGTCACCTGTTTACAATTAATATAATAAGAACTTTTCGCTCCAGAAGAAAGAGTAAAATCTCCTTCAACATAGGCATCTTTAACAATTAAATCTAGAAGAATCTGGCGTAAAGTATCTGTATCGGCTGTAGCTAGTGAAGAAAGAGAAGTTTGTTTTGTGTTCATAAGTTGAGTGCAATAGAAAAGATATTTGTGGACTGTTCTTTCATTAAATCTTCAGCTAGGATTGAGCAGAAGTTACAGTAGTTTTGTCGCCCTGATAAGCAGGGAAATCATAACACGACCAGGCAATCTGTAGCCGTTAGTTTATTCACAAATATCACAAATATTAAGTAAAGTAATGTCTATTAAGTTTACTAAATTAAGTAAAGTTCTAGTGATAGCTGCTATTGCTAGCCTATTTGCAGTTGAAGCCCAAGCAGAAATGAAGCCTCTAGATGATGCGTTTAAAGATGCGTATCATAAAAGAGGTAAAAATGCTTTTAAACAAAGCAATATTTTTGGTCAAATTAACACTATTGTTGGTTTGACAGGATTCCCTGAGCAGCATGTTTCTTTAGATGGTAAGGCAGTCGATCAGCTCTATCAGCAAAGTCTAATTAAGCAAACATCGTCAGGAGAGTATTCTGTTACTAGAGACTTAGAAAATCCCTATAACACCTCTCTGCGTGAGAATCCTAGCTATATTGCCTTTTAATTGAGCTTGATATGTTGACAACACTAAACTAGAAATAAGCAATAACAAAAGTGTGGGGCAAAGTAATATTTACCTCACTTGCTTTTTTTTTCTTATCTTTCCTCAATTGAGTCCAGGGTGCAGGAGTTGAACCTGCCTTGCACAAATTATGAGTTTGTTGCCTAAACCGCTCGGCCAACCCTGGATATTTATTTTTGCACCAGTAGACCATTATATTAGATAAGTCGGTTATCTTTGACAAGATTAACTAAAAAAAATCAAAAAAAATTGCGATCGCATGAAAATTAGAGTTAAGTTGTGGCTCACTATCTTCTTATTTTTGATGATGCTGTTGGCTAGCGTGGCTAGCTCCTACATTGGCTACTTTATGGGTAGTGAGGCTTTGAAGGTAGTAACTCAACCAAATATTAATTCTGACGACGATAATCTCAGTCAAAAGCCTTTAGGTGGCAAACACAAGGGTTTGGAAATTATTGAAGAACAAGAAATTTTGCAACAAGTGTCTGATGTAGTGAATCAAACAAAATAGATAATGACTCAGCAAACTAGTTTCGTGATGCAGGCTTATATTCTTCTCTTGTTAGTTGGTTGATGGCTGAACAAAATTTGTGGTTGACTCTAGTTGGTGTTTTACTTTTAATCGCGATCAATGCTTTTTTTGTTACCGCAGAGTTTTCGATTGTTTCAGTTCGTCGCTCTCGCATCAGTCAGTTAGTTAAAGATGGAGATGTTCAGGCTCAAACTGTACAGTCTCTTCAAAGAAGTATCAATCGCTTGTTATCCACTACCCAACTAGGTATTACTCTTTCTAGCTTAGCGCTGGGATGGGTTGGCGAAAAAACAATCGCTGTCTCAATTATTGTCTTAGTTGAACGGCTCAACTTACCGACTTATATCTCTAAATCTCTGGCTCATTCTCTAGCTCTTCCCCTGTCATTTATTATTTTGGCATACCTACAAATCGTTTTAGGGGAACTTTGTCCTAAGTCGGTAGCTTTGATGTATCCTGAGCAACTAGCTCGGTTTTTTGGCCCTCCTAGTGTTGCTATTGCGCGCATTTTTAGCCCTTTTGTGGCAATTTTAAACTTATCTACCAGTCTGTTATTGAAGCTGATTGGAGTTGAATATAGTGGCGATGGCTGGTATGAGAAAGTCACCTCCGAAGAACTACAGCTAATGATTGCTACGGAAAGAGAATCAATTGGTTTAGAAGCAGAACAAAGACAACTGCTAAAAAATGTGTTTGAATTTCGGGATGATACTGCCGAAGAAGTGATGATTCCCCGCACCGATATCAAATTTCTCACCCTCAATACTACTTTTGGTGATTTATTACAGGCGATCGCAGAATATGGCTATTCAGGATATCCTGTAGTTGGTGAATCGCTCGATGATATACGCGGAATTATTCACTATAAGAAACTGGCTGAACCGCTGGCACAAGGCAACATTAACTTTGATTCTACTTTAGAGTCATGGTTAGAACCTGTCGGTTTTATTCCAGAATCAACATCCCTTAATGAACTACTACCTTCCATGCAGCGATCGCAACAAAAAATGTTGGTGGTAATCGATGAATTTGGCGGGACAGCTGGTTTAATTACCCTCCATGACTTGATTGCCGAAATTGTCGGTGATGGAGGTAGCGATCCCGAAACGGGAATTGAAGCAGTCCAAAAAATAGACGAGAATACGTTCTTAGTTTCGGCACAGATCAACCTAGAAGAAATAAACGAGCAACTAGATTTAACTTTACCTCTAGCAGATGAATACAACACTTTGGGTGGCTTTTTGTTGGAACAATGGCAAAAGATTCCCCATCAAGGAGAAAAGCTGGAATATGAGAACCTAGTTTTCACTGTCACTCTTGCCGATAGTAATCGACTATATCAAATACTTATTTCCCGTTAACTACAATTAATTAAGTATATTTAATTAAAATTATGGATGGAAGCTGGCTAATTTTGGCTGGAGGTGGTTTTGTTGCTGGTGTTCTAGCTGGCATACTAGGAATTGGTGGCGGGTTCATCATTGTATCGTTGTTAATCGCCTTGAACTACCCCTTTCCCCAGGCGATCGCCACTAGTACTCTGGTAATCATCATGAGTTCTAGTGCAGGCAGCTTTTATAACTGGAAAATGGGCTACCTAAATCTCCAGCGGGTAATCTATCTGGCGATTCCAGCTATTATCTTTGCTCCTTTGGGAGGATATTTAACAGGAGAAATACCAGAGTATATCTTGTTAATTATATTTGCCTCTTTTATGCTGGTCAATATTGCTTTAATTAGGCTTAAAAAAAGTATCGCCAACAGGAAACAAGAACACTCAACCAAGACCAAGACGCTGAATCCCATAATTTCTAGAGTTATTACGGGAGGACTTGCTGGTTTTTTGGCTGGTCTTTTGGGCATTGGTGGTGGTGTGATTATGGTTCCGCTGCAAATGTTGCTCTTAAACGAAGACATTAAAACGGCAGTTCGCACCAGCCTAGGGGTAATTGTGGCAGCAACTATCTCAGCTTGTGTATTTCATATAGTTAAAGGCAATGTTCTATTTGTTCCTGGTTTAATTTTAGGCATTAGTGGCATGGTGGGTTCTCAAGCGGGAACGAGGCTACTACCCAATATGTCCAATTCTTTGGTAAGTAAGTTTTTTAGTTTGTTTTTGATTACAATGGCCCTGTTTAACTTTTGGAAAGCCTGGAACAGCTATCATCTCAGCCTTTATAGTTTGCTAGGGAATTAGGGAATTAGGGAATTAGGGAGAGATAACTAATTACCACTAAAATATATCTTGTTTTTGGTTTTATTCAGAATATTTCCTAGGCTGGGATACACCAAAAAAATAGGCTAAAGTAAACTCAATTATTGAGCATAATTAAATCTTAAATGTCGATACTAGAGCAACTTTTCAAATACCATAAAAAGCGTCGTTTTGCTGTAGCCTTAGCTTTGTTGGGTACTGTGACCCCTGTTGTCGGACTGCATAAACTATATTTAGGTCAGCCAGTATGGGGCATTATGTATATCCTCTTGTGGTCTACGCCAATTGCTCGTATTGCCTCGGCAATTGATGCGGTATGGTATCTGGTACAAGATTGCGAACAGTTTGAACGTCAATTCAATGGACACAAGTACAATTCTAATTTGAGTAGCGCACCCCAGGTAAAAGCGATCGCCGAAGCCATGCGCGAACTCGATCGGCTACGAGAAGATGGTTTGGTTACAGAGTATGAATTTGAACAAAAACGCCGCCAGCTTTTAGAACAAATCACTTGAGCAATGAACAGTAATCAGTAATCAGTAATCAGTAATCATGTTTAAGCTATCTGAAATTGCAATTAGCAAGAAAATAGCCAACGATCCTTACTATCGTTTTCAGTCTTTAAGGGAAATTGCGATCGCTGCTAAATTAGGGATTAAGATTGACGTTAATCTAGCAACGGTGGATGATTGGCTGCGACTACCAGGATTTTCTATTCGTCAGGCGCGATCGCTGGTAGAGTTAGTCAGGATGGGGGTACAGTTAGTTTGTCTAGAAGATATTGCTGCGGCGATCGATGTTTCTCCCCAGCACTTGCAACCCTATGAGCCAGTTTTAGCTTTTGCCTATTACGATCGCCTCAGTCCTCTTAGTCCAGTAAAAATAAATATTAATAACGCCTCGATCCAAGAACTTGCTGCAATTCCTGCCATGACTTGTGATTTGGCTGAAGAAATTGTCTTTCATCGTCAAAATCAGGGAAAATATCGCAATTTAGTAGACTTATCATCCCGTCTCAACCTTGATAGCGATTTAATCTCGCAAATAATGCACTATGTAAACTTTACC is a window from the Pleurocapsa minor HA4230-MV1 genome containing:
- a CDS encoding hemolysin family protein — its product is MAEQNLWLTLVGVLLLIAINAFFVTAEFSIVSVRRSRISQLVKDGDVQAQTVQSLQRSINRLLSTTQLGITLSSLALGWVGEKTIAVSIIVLVERLNLPTYISKSLAHSLALPLSFIILAYLQIVLGELCPKSVALMYPEQLARFFGPPSVAIARIFSPFVAILNLSTSLLLKLIGVEYSGDGWYEKVTSEELQLMIATERESIGLEAEQRQLLKNVFEFRDDTAEEVMIPRTDIKFLTLNTTFGDLLQAIAEYGYSGYPVVGESLDDIRGIIHYKKLAEPLAQGNINFDSTLESWLEPVGFIPESTSLNELLPSMQRSQQKMLVVIDEFGGTAGLITLHDLIAEIVGDGGSDPETGIEAVQKIDENTFLVSAQINLEEINEQLDLTLPLADEYNTLGGFLLEQWQKIPHQGEKLEYENLVFTVTLADSNRLYQILISR
- a CDS encoding ComEA family DNA-binding protein; the protein is MFKLSEIAISKKIANDPYYRFQSLREIAIAAKLGIKIDVNLATVDDWLRLPGFSIRQARSLVELVRMGVQLVCLEDIAAAIDVSPQHLQPYEPVLAFAYYDRLSPLSPVKININNASIQELAAIPAMTCDLAEEIVFHRQNQGKYRNLVDLSSRLNLDSDLISQIMHYVNFT
- a CDS encoding DUF4149 domain-containing protein, with the translated sequence MQAFSPRNSPSANWSTIIMFALGFWLSGSLVFDCLVVPGMLTTGMMNEPGFASAGYVIFGTFNHLELLCAATVLAGCLVYRYGNNAVSNVNTKSVLLAAGLLIIALAYTYVLTPQMSSLGMPLDLFAPAKVMPASMTSMHIAYWSLEIAKLVSAAFLLRLFYRNSCSIG
- a CDS encoding serine/threonine protein kinase, with translation MSIKFTKLSKVLVIAAIASLFAVEAQAEMKPLDDAFKDAYHKRGKNAFKQSNIFGQINTIVGLTGFPEQHVSLDGKAVDQLYQQSLIKQTSSGEYSVTRDLENPYNTSLRENPSYIAF
- a CDS encoding sulfite exporter TauE/SafE family protein, which gives rise to MDGSWLILAGGGFVAGVLAGILGIGGGFIIVSLLIALNYPFPQAIATSTLVIIMSSSAGSFYNWKMGYLNLQRVIYLAIPAIIFAPLGGYLTGEIPEYILLIIFASFMLVNIALIRLKKSIANRKQEHSTKTKTLNPIISRVITGGLAGFLAGLLGIGGGVIMVPLQMLLLNEDIKTAVRTSLGVIVAATISACVFHIVKGNVLFVPGLILGISGMVGSQAGTRLLPNMSNSLVSKFFSLFLITMALFNFWKAWNSYHLSLYSLLGN
- a CDS encoding SHOCT domain-containing protein, whose translation is MSILEQLFKYHKKRRFAVALALLGTVTPVVGLHKLYLGQPVWGIMYILLWSTPIARIASAIDAVWYLVQDCEQFERQFNGHKYNSNLSSAPQVKAIAEAMRELDRLREDGLVTEYEFEQKRRQLLEQIT
- a CDS encoding orotate phosphoribosyltransferase; protein product: MNTKQTSLSSLATADTDTLRQILLDLIVKDAYVEGDFTLSSGAKSSYYINCKQVTLNAIGALALGRLLYQKLPQDTSAVAGLTLGADPMVSAVSIVSAYENQPIPALIIRKKPKGHGTKAYIEGPTLAEGAKIIVLEDVVTTGGSALTAVERLQDAGYQVTQILALVDREQGGNELYQSQGITFQALFSIQEIQQQYAQKNT